A genomic window from Exiguobacterium acetylicum DSM 20416 includes:
- a CDS encoding phospho-sugar mutase gives MSWKETYQKWDQFADLDSTLKEELVTLATDEKAAEEAFYKELEFGTGGMRGEIGVGTNRMNVYTVRKASQGFAAFIKASGEEAAAKGIVIAHDSRHFSPEFALEAARTLASNGIKAYLFDGLRPTPELSFAVRSLQAAGGIVITASHNPPEYNGYKVYGDDGGQLPPKEADELVSYVSQIEDELSIELEKEEVLRANGLIVRVGEELDEAYQDKLQTIRVLPSIQSELADPLKIVFTPLHGTGLVPVTEGLKRYGFEHVTVVKEQAEPDGAFPTVTSPNPEEHAAFKLAIEYGDRADADILIATDPDADRVGVATRDADGEWTVLTGNQTGALLLDYILSQKAAQGTLPANGFVAKTIVTSELGALIARHYDLHVENTLTGFKFIGEKIKQYNASGQYEYLFGYEESYGYLIGDFCRDKDAVQACLLAAEMAAYHKNEGRTLYEALQAIYEQFGYFEESLRSLTLKGKDGVAQIGRIMDTFRENPPKQVAGEQVVLFEDYDASIAHDLKTHQPSPINLPKSNVLKFTLSDGSWFCLRPSGTEPKIKFYFSVTSPDAAETTRKRQQIEDEVMQEVEQIQ, from the coding sequence ATGTCATGGAAAGAAACTTATCAAAAATGGGATCAGTTCGCTGATTTAGACAGTACATTAAAAGAAGAATTAGTCACGTTAGCAACGGATGAAAAAGCAGCTGAAGAAGCATTCTATAAAGAACTCGAGTTCGGAACAGGTGGTATGCGTGGGGAAATCGGTGTCGGGACAAACCGGATGAACGTATACACTGTCCGAAAAGCATCACAAGGGTTCGCAGCATTCATTAAGGCGTCGGGGGAAGAAGCGGCAGCAAAAGGAATCGTCATCGCACACGATTCCCGTCACTTCTCACCAGAATTTGCGCTGGAGGCGGCACGGACGCTCGCAAGTAACGGCATCAAGGCGTATCTGTTCGACGGTCTACGTCCGACACCAGAACTTTCGTTTGCGGTGCGATCTTTACAAGCAGCAGGCGGGATCGTCATCACAGCGAGTCACAACCCGCCAGAGTACAATGGCTACAAAGTATATGGGGATGACGGTGGACAACTTCCGCCAAAAGAGGCGGATGAACTCGTTTCATACGTCAGCCAAATCGAAGATGAGCTGTCGATTGAACTTGAGAAAGAAGAAGTCCTTCGTGCGAACGGATTGATCGTCCGTGTCGGAGAAGAACTCGACGAAGCGTACCAAGACAAATTACAAACGATTCGTGTCTTACCTTCGATTCAATCGGAATTAGCGGATCCACTTAAAATCGTCTTCACACCACTTCATGGAACAGGTCTTGTGCCGGTAACAGAAGGCTTGAAACGTTACGGTTTCGAACACGTGACAGTCGTCAAGGAGCAAGCAGAGCCAGACGGTGCATTCCCGACCGTGACGTCACCGAACCCGGAAGAACATGCTGCCTTTAAACTGGCAATCGAATATGGTGACCGGGCAGATGCCGACATCTTGATTGCGACGGATCCCGATGCTGACCGTGTCGGAGTCGCGACACGTGATGCAGACGGAGAATGGACAGTCCTGACAGGGAATCAGACGGGCGCTTTATTGCTCGACTACATCCTTTCGCAAAAAGCGGCGCAGGGAACACTTCCAGCGAACGGATTCGTCGCGAAGACGATCGTTACGTCAGAACTGGGGGCATTGATTGCGCGTCACTATGATCTTCATGTCGAGAATACATTGACAGGATTTAAGTTCATTGGTGAGAAAATCAAACAATATAACGCATCGGGTCAATACGAGTATCTCTTTGGCTATGAGGAGAGCTATGGTTACCTCATCGGTGACTTCTGCCGCGACAAGGATGCCGTCCAAGCGTGCTTATTAGCTGCTGAGATGGCTGCGTATCACAAGAACGAAGGACGGACGCTCTATGAGGCATTACAGGCGATCTACGAGCAGTTCGGATACTTCGAAGAGTCACTCCGTTCTCTGACGCTCAAAGGGAAGGACGGCGTGGCACAGATCGGGCGAATCATGGATACGTTCCGTGAGAATCCACCGAAACAAGTAGCAGGAGAACAGGTCGTCTTGTTCGAGGACTATGATGCGAGCATCGCCCACGATTTGAAGACGCATCAACCTTCACCGATCAACTTGCCAAAATCCAACGTTCTGAAGTTCACGCTCAGCGATGGATCGTGGTTCTGCCTTCGTCCATCGGGTACGGAACCAAAAATCAAATTCTACTTCAGCGTCACGTCACCAGATGCTGCTGAGACGACACGAAAACGTCAGCAGATTGAAGATGAAGTCATGCAAGAAGTCGAACAAATTCAATAA
- a CDS encoding sulfurtransferase: MFPTIQMADLQQLVRTDQIRWFDCRYDLQQPEYGRNAFLEQHVEGAQHLNLTTELSGPIDEVGGRHPLPSKEAWQHTLEQHGVTPEDFVVLYDDGFPYAARAWWLFKWIGHERVVVLEGGFSSYLAFDLPVTEDVPTYEPSQYAPRFQDEMLVSFEELKDQLTETMVIDSRAPDRYRGEIEPLDHVAGHIPGAVNCFFEQALSPEGRLRDAEDLKELYADILPVTAPILYCGSGVTACVNVIALHSLGKTDVRLYAGSYSDWVSRGEDVSRS, translated from the coding sequence ATGTTTCCTACGATTCAAATGGCAGATCTTCAACAGCTCGTCCGAACGGATCAGATTCGCTGGTTTGACTGCCGATATGACTTGCAACAACCTGAATATGGACGAAATGCTTTCTTAGAACAACACGTCGAAGGTGCACAGCACTTGAATTTAACGACTGAACTTTCCGGTCCAATCGATGAGGTCGGCGGTCGGCATCCGCTTCCTTCAAAAGAAGCGTGGCAACACACACTCGAACAGCATGGTGTGACACCAGAAGACTTCGTCGTCTTGTATGACGATGGCTTTCCGTATGCCGCTCGTGCGTGGTGGTTATTTAAATGGATCGGGCATGAGCGTGTCGTCGTCCTTGAGGGCGGATTCTCCTCTTACCTAGCGTTCGATCTTCCGGTCACGGAAGACGTTCCTACTTATGAACCTTCTCAGTACGCGCCTCGTTTTCAAGATGAGATGCTTGTCTCGTTCGAAGAACTGAAGGATCAGCTGACAGAAACGATGGTCATTGATTCCCGTGCGCCCGATCGATACCGTGGAGAAATCGAACCACTCGATCACGTCGCCGGTCACATTCCAGGTGCCGTGAATTGCTTCTTTGAACAAGCGCTCTCACCAGAGGGTCGCTTACGGGACGCAGAAGATTTGAAAGAATTGTACGCCGACATCCTACCAGTCACAGCACCTATCCTCTATTGTGGAAGTGGTGTGACAGCGTGTGTCAATGTCATCGCTCTCCATTCACTTGGGAAAACTGATGTCCGACTTTACGCCGGCTCTTATAGTGATTGGGTCAGCCGTGGTGAAGATGTCTCCCGTTCGTAA